Proteins from a genomic interval of Bacteroides sp. AN502(2024):
- a CDS encoding DUF3289 family protein translates to MAGKEFVVDKAMCMCKYGAAPGKLMVTDNQFFRLNGTKLCASTMTLGNVIYPPGFGICKVNPMFPKPCVPAITQWNGQFSKITMMGGNPLTDKSKGTCSCGGPDCIEFMQTGQIPVPGSKQMQQATGEHQGELDAMGDPTALAKHSIDMKASLLLKEENILVKTVKGEKESFVGQTLIYEVEHYNTPIVSDEIRSRVKWKVTIGEKEETVDQPGTDVLELSVKEEWQGKKLCVQAYINQPSDNVKVNTQIKKWEFPIIIDRYKMPGLNETGTDIADDMAYGYGFKSARPVYTTEELQAYKKQYENNSFDESVHALFSNAKDFEQPEPETDGEQQRDVVKDDYSVMEADKTRVDRTNYDLRTKLVRKRGKAIYSKEDKPSLKSLTPTSTLSDLERLKTTIKPGFNEDDALFEIFQNMASVFSITNAALRNNIIKMIHKFRSNSGGIYENSALTSAVEQHPSTERYCKELEEYMRNQLNKHKGDVGMLEDKEVYWKVEGSTARTKEHRKAIRDGKVFSLTPQYDGGVKSGEKRKNLFDGVGIALGDIWATEISILDYQLHNDGSYKLTYQVTLLDHFGLNKEDLKWYFSLHSDIGNGFVSWFLLQHFHGYKPFITRIVFKRSFRGKNRKA, encoded by the coding sequence ATGGCAGGAAAAGAATTTGTTGTTGACAAAGCTATGTGTATGTGCAAGTATGGAGCAGCACCCGGAAAACTGATGGTTACGGACAACCAGTTTTTTAGATTAAATGGGACCAAACTCTGTGCCAGTACGATGACATTAGGAAACGTCATCTATCCTCCCGGATTTGGAATTTGCAAAGTAAACCCCATGTTCCCTAAACCATGTGTACCCGCTATCACGCAATGGAACGGGCAGTTTAGTAAGATTACGATGATGGGGGGGAACCCGCTTACGGACAAAAGCAAAGGGACATGTAGTTGTGGAGGCCCCGACTGTATAGAGTTTATGCAAACAGGACAGATTCCTGTGCCAGGAAGCAAACAGATGCAACAGGCAACAGGTGAGCATCAAGGAGAGTTGGATGCAATGGGAGATCCAACTGCTTTGGCAAAGCATTCGATTGACATGAAAGCCTCTCTGCTATTAAAAGAGGAGAATATTCTTGTTAAAACAGTGAAGGGAGAAAAGGAATCTTTCGTCGGACAAACTTTGATTTATGAAGTTGAACACTATAATACGCCAATCGTAAGCGACGAGATCCGCTCCCGTGTCAAATGGAAAGTGACTATAGGTGAAAAGGAAGAAACAGTTGACCAACCGGGGACAGATGTGCTTGAACTGTCGGTAAAAGAAGAATGGCAAGGGAAAAAACTTTGTGTGCAAGCTTATATCAACCAGCCTTCTGACAATGTCAAAGTCAATACCCAAATCAAAAAATGGGAGTTTCCTATCATTATTGACCGGTATAAAATGCCGGGGCTAAATGAAACCGGAACAGACATTGCCGATGACATGGCTTACGGGTATGGGTTCAAATCCGCACGGCCGGTTTATACCACAGAAGAGTTACAAGCATACAAAAAACAGTATGAGAACAACAGTTTTGACGAATCGGTCCACGCTCTTTTTTCCAATGCAAAGGATTTCGAACAGCCGGAACCGGAAACCGATGGAGAACAGCAAAGGGACGTGGTGAAAGATGACTATTCCGTGATGGAGGCTGACAAGACGAGGGTAGATAGGACAAACTATGACCTAAGAACCAAACTGGTTCGGAAAAGAGGAAAAGCTATTTACAGCAAGGAAGATAAGCCCTCTCTAAAATCTCTTACACCAACTTCCACTTTATCTGACTTGGAGCGGCTCAAGACAACAATCAAACCCGGTTTTAATGAGGATGATGCTTTGTTTGAAATATTTCAGAACATGGCATCCGTTTTCTCGATAACCAATGCCGCATTACGGAATAACATCATAAAAATGATTCATAAATTCCGTAGTAACTCCGGAGGTATTTATGAAAATTCAGCACTTACAAGTGCGGTTGAGCAACACCCTTCCACTGAAAGGTATTGCAAAGAATTGGAGGAATATATGCGCAACCAATTGAACAAACATAAGGGGGACGTAGGAATGTTAGAAGATAAAGAGGTCTATTGGAAAGTTGAGGGTAGTACTGCTCGGACAAAGGAACATAGAAAAGCTATTAGGGATGGTAAAGTCTTTAGTCTTACACCTCAGTATGATGGAGGTGTAAAAAGTGGAGAAAAACGAAAAAACCTGTTTGACGGAGTTGGAATAGCTTTAGGGGATATATGGGCAACAGAAATATCAATTTTAGATTATCAACTTCATAATGACGGTAGCTATAAATTAACTTATCAGGTGACTTTATTGGATCACTTTGGATTGAACAAGGAAGATCTTAAATGGTATTTTTCATTGCATTCAGATATTGGTAATGGTTTCGTATCTTGGTTTCTTCTTCAACATTTTCATGGATACAAGCCTTTTATCACTCGTATTGTTTTTAAACGTTCATTTAGAGGAAAAAATAGAAAAGCATGA